The sequence TGTGTTCTTTATTTGGTTAGTCAGTCAATGTCAAGCAAAGAGACAAATGAGATATAGAACAGTCTCAGCTAAGATTCACTGAATCTAAAACCCTTGCTACTGGTCAGAATGCAaattttttccaatttttttttttttttttattaaaaatcttaACCTTAAATCTTAAGCCTGGTTCAGGGTGTATGGGAACAGAAGATTATTAactttttcaaactgaaatggGCCCTGCCTGTGAAGAGCCATTCACTCTAAATCTTTGCCACTAACGGGCAAAGCAAATACATGATACATTCTGTTCAAAAGGCTTCATAACATGTTCAGTTAGTTTCTGCTTGTAAAACTAATGCTGTTTAATTGATAAATCATATTTTGAtacttcatagaatcatagatttGAAGTGTCATAGATTCAAAGCGTCAGTGTACTATTAAGTAATGGTTGGAGTCTTTGGTGAGAATGAACATCCATTACTTCATCCTGAGGCTGCAAGCATCCATTTCTGTTGGCTATTAGACGCCTTAATATGTTCATTAgtgagagaaaaatgtttttatttacttgtatAAATCCTTcattaaaaaggcaaatactTCTTCCcagttaaaagcagaaaatactacTGATTCTGATGGCAATTACATATACAATTTAtagcatatatatgtattcagCAAGGACTCTCTAGTTGCAATCAAAATCATGGATATAGGAGGACAATGCTACAACTACCAAAATGTCAGTTGATTGGTTTTTTGCATGGAAACAGTTTAAGACAAGCAAGGTAAATTGCTGCCAACTAACCTGTGCCACTCATGACAGTCTGTATTTTAGTCCATGGTATTGGCCCTGCTATTTCCACAAAACTGCTAATTTCTCCGTAGGAGGTGAACAGAATTGCTGATCCTAGTTCTGTCCTGTGGGTTATGCAGGCTGGCCTGTGCTTTTCAATGTGATGTGATGCTCCAAACAAGAAAGGGCTGACATATGAGTAGTATTACATTATCATAAACATGaagtctgcttttaaaaaaaaacaaacaaccaaaaaaaaaaaaaaaaaaaaaaagagtatccAGCATAGATTTCTAGAGATGACTGTTTCCTTGCTAAATTGCTTTGGGTAGGTTGGATttgctatttcctttttttcagtattgatGGTGATGTGCCTTGCAAAGCCTCTGTCTTAGCCATCAGTTTGATGAGGATGCACAGATGTCCTGTTTGCAGAAGTCCAAGATGCCTACAAACCATCAAGAAAGTATACACTTAAAGATGctagcagctttaaaaataacaaattctTCACATACTATTCACTAGAACAGCAGAATAGAGGTCAAATTCCCCTTCTGAATTTCAGTTCTTTAACAACTTAGACTCAGAAGTCTAATTTACTGTGTAATCTTAATTTACTTCAATACAGATTTTCAGATCCCAAAACAGCTTGATGCTGGCTCATGGACAATTTCAGTTTTAGTGATAGCCAAATGCATACTTCATACAtctttcagtggaaaataatgaaaaagccATCCCTTAAATTTATAAAGGTTTTGATCTTGAGTTCTCTACTGTGCTCtttttaagaaggaaattaGTTAATGCATTTTCAGGTTAATTCAGGAATTAGATATAAAATTTCTTATCTTCTCGCGTTTGGCATATTGAAATGAACTGATCTTTGGAACTGAAGGGGAAAATTTCAGAGTGGGAGCAAAACACTCTTGTTTCAATAACCTCATATTTGCTCTAAAATGTATTAGTTATTCTGTTCCTGTGGAGCTCCAGTTTCAGTGCTTTTGGATCGGAGTTGTAAGAGGCTCTAAAGGAGCTCCAAACACAGTACTCCTTGGAAAATTGTTAGTGACAGGATTATGTAGAACATACTTCTCCATTCAGTCTAAATAAAACGGCAATAGCTATGCACAGAAGGCTGcctgctttgcatttttctatATCTCACAATCAAGAACTTGACTTTACCTGCAGGTGTACAATTAAACACTGATTCTGCCAGCTGAAAGAAGGACACTCCAAGAATTTCCTGATAGCTCATGTGACTTGCATGGACAAGGTACTGAGTGGTATCTTTGAAAAGCAGATCACTTTCACCATACTTCCATGACTGAAAGAGATTGAATTCAGAATCCAGTTTGCTTCCCAGAGATTCctaaacagaaaggaaataagtTCCACAGCTTGGATCACAATTGGCAAGGCTAGGCTGGTGACCCTCAGTTTTACAGCAAGATCTAGCAGAAAAAACGTTCTACTTTCACCTAGCACTGTCTTTCTTTGTACAAAAAGATgcagttttgcagcagcagatttCTCAGCAAAAGTCTGACCACTGCAGAATGGCAACTGCTGCCAAAATGCCCTTTTAGAGaatccaaataaatattttctcaacCTCCTATGCACATTCTTAATTCTTTTATATTGGACCTGAAGGCACTTTATGTATTTAGCATATAAAGCTTTGATCTTGAAAGGGTTTTCAGCAGCCATATATAACAAGTGATAACATTATAACTTTTTCCTTGTAATATGTCTTACCTGGGATTTCATTAGAAAGTCATAGATTTTAGTGACAGTAACTGGTCGAGTCATGACTGTGCTGGGGGGAATGGGGCCAAGGTTACAGCCTGCCCATTCTGTGACTGCAGCACGTGTTCCATCCGGACACAAGAGTTCAAAGTCAATGGGGGTATAACCTTTTGCCCAACCAGAGCTGTCCAGATCTGAAAAGATTAAATGAAAgtaaatccttttaaaaaattaaagttgaAGGCAAGGTGACTCTCatgcaaaacattaaaaaattgagAGGAAGAAGTTTAGCTAATATGttcaaaacaaatgcagcaCGCTATGTTGTCATTTATTAGGAACACATAAGGAGCAGGGTAGTGTTTTCACGGAGGAAACAGGTCAGTGAACTTAAGCTGAACCTATTAACTAAAAATTAGAATAATATCAAGGCATATGAACAGCTTATCATGCCTTATCTTCATCTGTAATCAgattgctttctgaaaagaaagtaattcaCCCTGCATGTCCCTTGCTTCCTCAGACAAACTGTTCATCGCTGCATGAATTCCTGTGATTTTCCAGGTTCTTATACCTCCACCTGATTTTACGGAGATTCCTCTCTTAGAAAAGTCTCTCCTGTTTATGAAATTGCCTAAAATAGAATTTCAGTGTGCTTTATCAGGCTGAACAAAATGGGGATTCCCTCTCTCTTCAACTCCATGCAAAGGTAGCATTATTTTGGTTGTTGGAGCAGTAGACATAATGAAGGGATTTAAGCTACTGTAACTAAaaccattttcaaaaaaatccaattgCTAGACGGTTGCTAAGATCAGTATTTCccagagaaaattaaatatttcatagtgTACTAACAATGTTTTAGGAACTGTGAAAGGCAAAACAACTTGCAGGTTTTTTATCTATTAAGCTATTTGGACTGTTCATTCTGTAAGTGCCTGTGAAACAACATGAAGAATTTGCCATGTCATGATGAAGGCATAGAACATCTCCCAGCACAAACAGCCCACAGCATTGCTCTTATCTGCCATCTGATTCCTGaaactttgatttaaaaaaaacaggtacATGCACTATGGCTGCCTATGGAAGAAGGTCTGGTAGGAAAAGtcacttgctttttaaagctttgagCTTTCAAAAAGTAAGTGCAGTCTCCAAGGATGGTTATGCTCCCAATgattcttcctctttcctctctaAAACGGAACAGTATCTGAATTTTGAGCTTTATTGGAGCACCTACTTGAAGGAAGGTTCTTGCAATTTTCCAGCCGCAAACCACGGCCCTAGATTAAACCTGCAAAAGCTGATCCTCATGAGTGATGGTCCCTGTGTGGGAAGTAACTGACACTAATGAACATTctcaaaggaaaagagagtATCTGCATCTCACTCTGTATGTTCTGGAGTAGGTTAGAATGTTCCAGGAAAGCTACATCTCCGAAGCTTCTTCCACTGGGATTGCCAACTAGGCATCTagtgcagggaaaaaaaacaccaagatATCAGAGACAGCTGCTATACAATGACTGACATTTGGATAGTCCTGAAGCTAaaccaggagcagctggaagtATCCCTCTCATCTGTACTTACGTGGTTGTTATATGGAACAAGTTAGTGGTGTTAGTATAGATCTCAGTGGAGAGCATTCACATATTTCATAGGACAATCCTTTACATCCCTTAAAGCAGCTCCCAAGCCAAAGTGTGGCACAATGTCTATGCAGCCTCAACTGTGCCTAGCCATGAAAGAGAATGTAATTCAACTAaatgcattatatatatattataagAGTGCTTTAATCTTTAATATTCTTCTCTGCCTCTGTcttcaactatttttttttaatatcttcagtCTATTTAATTACCTCCTGTACCTTACACTGCTTCTTACCACATCACTTCTGCTCTCTGACCTTCTAACTATCTTTCATCCCTTCTCTTTAATGAGTCTGTACCAATGCTCCAAGCCCTGCATGTTTGGAAGCATTGTCTTGCCCTGGAAATGGTTTCATGACTGTTTTAAATCCACAATCAGTTGAATGTTCCCATAGCAACcgcaaccaaaacaaaatacatgctAGCAGAAGTTTATACAGCCAGTTGCTTAAGAagaccaaaaccccaaacctccaAAGAAAACAATCAGCAAAATAATAAGCAAACTCTAGCTATTGCTCTGCATTTCTGACTGACAAAAGCTTACCTGAGTGCTCCCATATTGCCATAGTAATGTTCGTTGTGACCTGCAGCACATCTGCTAGATATTCGAGCCCCTTCCACCTCACTGTCTCCAATGCACACCTTGCACAAGTTTCCATCTGCTCCTGGCATGCAGCCCTTCCAAAAGTAATTCTGATAAGCTGAATAAAGAAAATTGAGGTGAGATTAAGGCAAGGTATTCCAAAGCCTCTTCACACAAAAGACAGGAATAGAATTCCATCCTAATAGCTAGCAAGGAGAGGGCTAAACAGTGTGAAGAATAGTCAGATaggaggaagagctgcttcAACACCCTCTGAGACTGCAATCATCATTTCCTGATCAAATCCTCATGGTACCATCTCCATTTTACTCCCAAATTTGGGGTTTCACATTTCCATGGTCTAGCCAACAGGTAACGTAGAGCAGCCCTTACCAGAGCCAATGTCACAGATCTCAGTATCGTTCTTCAGAGCTCCCACTGTGTATCTGGAAAGAATCAACCACCCTCCAGGACTATACAGGTGACTGTGGCAGGATCTCTTTCCCTTAAGGTTATGGATGTTGAtctgtttggtgtttttcttaGCTAGGGCAACGGCATAAACAGGTGGCAATGCtgtaaaacaacaacaataaccaGTTATACCAAGGCAATTAAGTATTCCAGACAGGTATAACCcccctcttctctccctcatccTGTCAGGACATCTTCAGTTACAGTACAGGATCTGCATTCTTTGCTTAGCCACAAAGCTCTTGTCCTAGCTGCCTACTGAACATGCACAGGAAATTATTCCCCAAAACAACATGCAAATACATTCCTACATAAATCCTAGAGGCAGCCTCAGGAAAATCTAAACTTTTCGCCTTCTCAAAGTTGTTCTGTTACCTTTGTGCTTAAGATGAATTAGTTTCCCTGATTTCTCTGTGCTCTCAGCAGCTGGGACACAATCTCCCCCTGGAGAGGAGAAACAACCATTAAGGATCTTGTCACTGCTGTCATCCCTATTACATGGCAGCACCCCATCAAAAACCTTGCAGTCCTCTTGAGCTATGTCAGCATCTCTGTCCCCTTTACATATATAACAAATATCTAGACCAAATGCTAAATCCAGTTAGTGGAAGAGCTAGGAAGAGTATTTGGACATATATATTAATTTCTGCTTCCATCACAAAACATCACAAACTGGGGAAATTTAACTATATTTTTAATGGTAGTTTTTTTattccctcccttctttctaAGGTCACATGAGCACTCACCGTAACATTCTACAGCAACAGGCACCAATCCACACCTCCCTGCAATGTAGACATGTGTTGCATCCAGGGTGACTGCATCAGCCTCACTACTCTGCCAATAACAtcagagaaaataacaaaaccaggaTTGGCATGAATTGCGTAATCAAGCAGTTGTACTTCCCTGTTGGCTGGAAATTCCCCTAAATTCCCTCTCATTCCCACCAGTTCCTTTAGTGTACAAGCTGTTTGTCCTCTTGTTCAGCTCAGACAAGGACATACACACCCTGTGCAGTCTTATCATATACTCTGACCACAGGGAGTCCCCTACCTTGATCATTTCAATGCATTTGGTCATGGAAGTTGCTTGGACACAGACTAATGGATCAGATTTGATGCTCAGTGCCCACTCCTCACATTTGCGTAGCTCAGCATCACTGATGCAGCACCAGCGCACAACACTGTTATCCAAAGAGCTCCCTGAATGAGAAGGAAGGAACACAGTGAGACCATATCACCTATGCACCAATCTGTTCTCTGTTAAGGGGACATTTAAGTCTATGCGCTTGTGCCTGGCTGGGAGGAATAACATGGAAAGacaactttttcttccctttccttagCTACAGCCCTTTGGAAGGCTTCTCACCTTCATGGCCTAGTCCCTTAAGGAGAGCTACATAATCCAGACCAAGGACATAGGCAATCTCTAGCTGGTCCTCGAGAAGTTGCAGGTGCTGAGTGGCATCTCGGAACAGCAGGTTCTTTCCCCCAAAGGGTCCTGAAGTGAAGAGTTCAAATCTggctctttcctttcctttttgcccAAAGAGGCGCTAGGACAAGAACAAGACTTTTAATTGCAACAAATCTTCTCATCTTTCCAGTAACAAGCAGCCTtatccttccctcccttcatATCAATGGTTTGTAACACAGTACTTGGGGTTCCATCACACTGGGACAAAGCCCACAGATACTGCAGCAAGTGGATGACCCCAGTCCTACAAGCATTATATGATTCACTTTTCTGAagagtttttttccatcttagtTATTCCAATTTATTGGGCTGTGCTCAATGTCTGCTACCTTGGAAAGACAACAGAGGGAGTATAGCTGAGTGAGAAACATCTATGATAAAGATCATTGCAGTAAAGGAGTGCACGATATCTTGTGCTTTATGATGGGGAAGTACCATATGCAAAGCAGCTCAGTTCAGCCTGATGATactggaagagaagaaatcacTGAGAAGCATACTGGGAACACTGCTGCACGGCCATTGCTAGGTATGGGGGAACACAGTTAAGATATGTGTTATTAAGTGCACTGAAAAAGGCATATGAAGATCTCTCAATAAAGAGGTTTTGTACAATTCCTATCTACCACAGTCTGTGTGACTGCACAACCCAGCCCACTAGGCTGAATTAGTCAGTGTCTACTGGACTATTTTAAGGCCTGGATGACTTCATAAATTTTtcaaatttgcatttacatatGCATTTCAGGTTCAGCTTCAGATTCCTGGATGTCAAGGTAATGGATACTATTTATATAttgagaaaaagagaggaacaAAGGTGAACACTGCCTGAACCTATGTGTCTCCCTCAGCTACATAAGGGTCGACATAAGTTCCAGGGCAGGATGAACATACATCGTTAGCTATTTTCCAGTTTGGGTGTTACAGCATCTTTCCCTTCTTTACTTATTTATTCCCAGCCTTCTACAGAAGAACACTTCAGAGAAAAGTAAAACCTTCTTCCAGAAGCCAATGCAAGATACTTCCCCCGAACAACCAAATTTTAGTACTTTGTTCACACTAACTATAAATTTCTCCTGTGTCTGGAGATATACAGCTTAAAAGATCCACTCACTTGGATCATGCTAAGAAATTTGTTGGTAATCTTCTGGAAGTTGTGGCGGGTGACAATTCCACGGCCAGGTCCCTTGCCCAAGTTACAGGTGCTGTATTCAGTCAGCTCAGCTGTAGTCCCATCGGGACATAAGAGTTCATATTCCTGTTGTTCTGAGTCTGAAACAATAGGATACTCATGAATCTGTGAAGTGAGACATGACCTggcagcaggcactgcagtAGAaggtaaaacatttttcagaggaGGTTGCGCAAAGAGCATGCAAGCAGCACAGTGTACCAAGCACACTTGGAAAACTGTCTTTGATATGCTTTTCATGTAACAGAGGGACCTCAGCCCGAGATGCTCCAAAATACTCTTTAAGCTGTACCCTGtaaatatgtttgtttaaaaatacttaccTGGAAAAACTAGTGCTAACCACCTTCAAAAGTGTTGCTACAGAGCTTGACTGagtttaaaaataccaaacagGTATACAGGAACTGCACATTCTAGCAGCTCAATACACTGAATTCTAAAAGGATTATCATAACTCAGGCAATGCAAATGCTGACATCTGCTTCAGAGACTTTAGGATAAAGAAATCACCTGTATAAAAACATCTGTCTACTCCTATTCTAAGAATCTCCTGTGAGCAATTACTGCTCACttattctttcctcttcttttcccttctgactTGTGTGGAGAGCCAAGAAATACCACTGAACTGCTTTGATTGACTTT comes from Falco naumanni isolate bFalNau1 chromosome 1, bFalNau1.pat, whole genome shotgun sequence and encodes:
- the LOC121092991 gene encoding melanotransferrin-like — its product is MKTVILIVLIIFTLLSSGKKFRWCTLSDLEQRKCAELSKALMAVLPLAVNSFARISCIRAHNTYDCIDKIRVNKADAASLDAGDVYSAVKLYGLTVVAKEVYDQVTGNCVFAVAIAKRGTLDIQRLRGARSCHNGARWTSGWNIPLGFLLARNDLSWDEAQPLSQVISEYFNASCIPGVGVAAPRLCALCQGQKSYVRDKNHFCETSSNEPFYDSEGAFRCLKNGVADVAFLDHLTIISATDSEQQEYELLCPDGTTAELTEYSTCNLGKGPGRGIVTRHNFQKITNKFLSMIQRLFGQKGKERARFELFTSGPFGGKNLLFRDATQHLQLLEDQLEIAYVLGLDYVALLKGLGHEGSSLDNSVVRWCCISDAELRKCEEWALSIKSDPLVCVQATSMTKCIEMIKSSEADAVTLDATHVYIAGRCGLVPVAVECYGGDCVPAAESTEKSGKLIHLKHKALPPVYAVALAKKNTKQINIHNLKGKRSCHSHLYSPGGWLILSRYTVGALKNDTEICDIGSAYQNYFWKGCMPGADGNLCKVCIGDSEVEGARISSRCAAGHNEHYYGNMGALRCLVGNPSGRSFGDVAFLEHSNLLQNIQNLDSSGWAKGYTPIDFELLCPDGTRAAVTEWAGCNLGPIPPSTVMTRPVTVTKIYDFLMKSQESLGSKLDSEFNLFQSWKYGESDLLFKDTTQYLVHASHMSYQEILGVSFFQLAESVFNCTPAGILDFCKQDICASSSN